In Schistocerca cancellata isolate TAMUIC-IGC-003103 chromosome 7, iqSchCanc2.1, whole genome shotgun sequence, a genomic segment contains:
- the LOC126092212 gene encoding elongin-C — protein MSGDISDDKKDEEKVYGGCEGPDAMYVKLISSDGHEFIVKREHALTSGTIKAMLSGPGQFAENETNEVNFREIPSHVLQKVCMYFTYKVRYTNSSTEIPEFPIAPEIALELLMAANFLDC, from the exons ATGTCTGGCGACATCTCGGATGACAAAAAG GATGAAGAAAAGGTCTACGGCGGGTGCGAGGGCCCCGATGCAATGTATGTCAAACTGATATCATCGGATGGCCACGAATTTATAGTCAAACGAGAACATGCCCTGACGTCGGGAACTATTAAAGCTATGCTCAGCGGACCTGGACAGTTCGCTGAAAATGAAACCAATGAAGTTAATTTTAGAGAAATCCC CTCTCATGTTCTGCAGAAGGTGTGCATGTACTTTACGTACAAAGTACGTTACACGAACAGCTCAACGGAGATACCAGAATTCCCTATTGCACCTGAGATTGCTCTAGAGTTGTTGATGGCTGCTAACTTCCTTGATTGTTAA